In Cetobacterium somerae ATCC BAA-474, a single window of DNA contains:
- a CDS encoding C40 family peptidase, producing the protein MFVLIIFTGCSSARISERERNERTAKITAFYKSWKGTRYRLGGTTKSGVDCSALMQHLYKEKFSKKLPRTTKNMAQEGDKIKKPNYWEVGDLVFFKIGWRKTHHVGVYLGNNKFMHASTSKGVVISEIDGYWNNHFWQVRKVL; encoded by the coding sequence TTGTTCGTTTTAATTATATTCACAGGATGTTCATCAGCTAGGATTAGTGAAAGAGAAAGAAATGAAAGAACTGCTAAAATAACCGCTTTTTATAAAAGTTGGAAAGGGACTAGATATAGGCTAGGAGGTACAACTAAAAGCGGAGTGGATTGTTCAGCTCTAATGCAGCACCTTTATAAAGAAAAGTTTTCAAAGAAATTGCCAAGAACAACTAAAAATATGGCCCAAGAGGGAGATAAAATAAAAAAACCTAATTATTGGGAAGTTGGTGATTTAGTCTTTTTTAAGATTGGATGGAGAAAAACTCATCATGTTGGAGTTTATTTAGGTAATAATAAATTTATGCATGCATCAACATCAAAGGGTGTTGTAATTTCTGAGATAGATGGTTATTGGAATAATCATTTTTGGCAAGTTAGAAAAGTTTTATAA